From a region of the Triticum aestivum cultivar Chinese Spring chromosome 7D, IWGSC CS RefSeq v2.1, whole genome shotgun sequence genome:
- the LOC123167823 gene encoding phospholipase A1-Ibeta2, chloroplastic-like, producing MTSAAAPPTSLHRPAVSATHGARASVAASSNRVHLGNLEHLFRSRGAVESSGTAAAPVQPARRRQQAPLLRLPSFFKRAKGDFAVAKEEQVDLSPRLFQPVPPDGPSPRGDIAASWRRLHGEDGWRGLLDPLHPDLRREIVRYGEFVDAAYGAFLSQPDATPGDLAAPVHVPLHDAAYRVTAPLFATSSVGFPSWLALAAPCAAQRTSLVGYVAVCDSPDEVRRMGRRDIVIALRGTCTVLEWAENFRAGLVPANEAVDAAASPVSASDAKVECGFRNLYKTAGNGSPSLSEMVVTEVRRLLKKYEGEEVSITVTGHSLGAALAVLIADELVGHGDAPKPVTVFSFGGPRVGNCAFAERVEAGGARVLRVVNAHDVVPHLPPRPGGRWYADIGRELRLDSRASPYLRPDADAACCHDLEAYIHLVDGFLSSHCPFRANAKRSILRLLKNQGGNVKQLYISKAMDMRVRLDAGGAVDMPGSPLSRLGAPSTVLECVH from the coding sequence ATGACCTCCGCCGCAGCGCCGCCAACATCGCTGCACCGCCCGGCGGTGAGCGCCACACACGGAGCCAGAGCGTCCGTCGCGGCGTCGAGCAACAGGGTGCACCTTGGTAACCTCGAGCACCTCTTCCGAAGCCGCGGTGCCGTCGAGAGCAGTGGGACTGCCGCGGCGCCTGTGCAGCCGGCACGCAGGAGGCAGCAGGCGCCGCTGCTGCGGCTACCGTCCTTCTTCAAGCGGGCCAAGGGCGACTTCGCCGTGGCCAAGGAGGAGCAGGTGGACTTGTCGCCGCGCCTGTTCCAGCCGGTGCCGCCCGACGGGCCGTCACCGCGTGGGGACATCGCGGCGTCGTGGCGGCGGCTGCACGGCGAGGACGGCTGGCGCGGCCTGCTTGACCCGCTGCACCCGGACCTCCGCCGCGAGATCGTCCGCTACGGGGAGTTCGTCGACGCCGCGTACGGCGCGTTCCTTTCCCAACCCGACGCCACGCCGGGCGACCTCGCCGCCCCCGTGCACGTCCCGCTCCACGACGCGGCCTACCGCGTCACGGCGCCACTGTTCGCGACCTCGTCCGTGGGCTTCCCGTCCTGGCTCGCGCTTGCCGCGCCGTGCGCCGCGCAGCGCACGAGCCTCGTTGGATACGTGGCCGTGTGCGACAGCCCCGACGAGGTCCGACGTATGGGCCGGCGCGACATAGTCATCGCGCTCCGTGGCACCTGCACGGTCCTTGAGTGGGCCGAGAACTTCCGAGCCGGCCTCGTCCCGGCCAACGAAGCGGTCGACGCCGCAGCTTCGCCGGTCTCCGCCTCCGACGCAAAGGTTGAGTGCGGGTTCCGGAACCTTTACAAGACAGCCGGCAACGGTTCGCCGAGCTTGTCAGAAATGGTCGTCACCGAAGTGCGCAGACTACTCAAAAAGTATGAGGGAGAGGAGGTGAGCATCACGGTGACGGGTCACAGCCTGGGGGCGGCGCTGGCGGTGCTGATAGCCGACGAGCTCGTGGGCCACGGCGACGCGCCGAAGCCAGTGACGGTGTTTTCCTTCGGCGGGCCGAGGGTGGGGAACTGCGCGTTCGCGGAGCGCGTGGAGGCCGGGGGCGCTCGCGTGCTCCGCGTGGTGAACGCGCACGACGTCGTGCCGCACCTCCCGCCGCGCCCCGGCGGCCGGTGGTACGCTGATATCGGCCGCGAGCTCCGCCTTGACAGCCGCGCGTCCCCGTACCTCCGCCCCGATGCCGACGCAGCCTGCTGCCACGACCTGGAAGCGTATATCCACCTCGTCGACGGCTTCCTCAGCTCGCACTGCCCCTTCCGCGCCAACGCCAAGCGCAGCATTCTGCGGCTGCTCAAGAACCAGGGTGGCAACGTCAAGCAGCTCTACATCAGCAAGGCCATGGACATGCGCGTCCGGCTCGACGCCGGTGGCGCCGTTGACATGCCTGGCTCGCCGCTCAGTCGTCTCGGTGCGCCGAGCACCGTGCTTGAGTGCGTGCActga